From Streptomyces sp. TLI_105, the proteins below share one genomic window:
- a CDS encoding response regulator transcription factor yields the protein MSIRVLVADDQTIIRTGLRIMLNAQPGIEVVGEAADGQEAVRLARELRPDVCLFDIRMPVIDGLEATRLVAGPGVADPLAVVVITTFDLDEYVYGALRAGARGFLLKDTGPDLLAQAVRSASGGEALIAPSVTVRLLQAFADLPAGRPVAQPVSPVTAREEQVLLAVARGLTNTEIADALHISLSTVKTHLASLMAKLGARNRVEIAMWAYETRRILPGT from the coding sequence GTGTCCATTCGCGTCCTCGTCGCTGACGACCAGACGATCATCCGCACCGGGTTGCGGATCATGCTGAACGCCCAGCCCGGCATCGAGGTGGTCGGCGAGGCCGCCGACGGACAGGAAGCGGTACGCCTGGCCCGCGAACTGCGCCCCGACGTCTGCCTGTTCGACATCCGCATGCCCGTGATCGACGGGCTCGAGGCCACCCGGCTGGTCGCCGGCCCGGGCGTCGCCGACCCGCTGGCCGTGGTCGTCATCACCACGTTCGACCTCGACGAGTACGTCTACGGCGCGCTGCGTGCCGGCGCCCGCGGATTCCTCCTCAAGGACACGGGACCGGACCTTCTGGCGCAGGCCGTACGGTCGGCGTCCGGCGGTGAGGCGCTCATCGCGCCCAGCGTCACCGTCCGTCTGCTCCAGGCATTCGCGGACCTGCCCGCCGGCCGGCCCGTGGCCCAGCCGGTCTCCCCCGTCACCGCCCGCGAGGAGCAGGTGCTCCTCGCCGTCGCTCGCGGGCTGACCAACACCGAGATCGCCGATGCACTGCACATCAGCCTCAGCACGGTGAAGACGCATCTGGCCAGCCTGATGGCCAAACTCGGCGCTCGCAACCGGGTCGAGATCGCGATGTGGGCCTACGAAACGCGCCGTATCCTCCCCGGAACCTGA
- a CDS encoding GNAT family N-acetyltransferase, with product MISSSRIPPVVPAGRMATRDQPVLGLPSGLELRPWRVSDADVLVAASQDPGVRQWNRLLVETSEDARRRIERMHERWRAEVSAIWAIARPGGEAVGLIGWGDIDLSGGSAEVVYWILPAARGGGVVVEATKRVSQWALNDLGLHRLRLCHSVANPASCRVAEKAGYSLEGTMRSALLHADGWHDEHLHALVQGDI from the coding sequence ATGATCTCCAGCTCACGGATACCACCAGTCGTTCCTGCGGGTCGGATGGCCACGAGGGATCAGCCGGTGCTCGGCCTTCCAAGCGGCCTTGAGCTGCGTCCCTGGCGTGTCTCCGACGCCGACGTCCTGGTAGCGGCCAGCCAGGATCCCGGGGTGCGTCAGTGGAACCGCCTGCTCGTGGAGACATCGGAAGACGCGCGGCGGAGGATCGAACGCATGCACGAGCGTTGGCGGGCCGAGGTGAGCGCGATTTGGGCCATCGCGAGACCGGGTGGGGAGGCCGTGGGACTGATCGGATGGGGCGACATCGACCTCAGCGGCGGCAGCGCCGAAGTCGTCTACTGGATACTCCCCGCAGCCCGCGGTGGTGGCGTGGTGGTCGAGGCCACGAAACGCGTCAGCCAGTGGGCGCTGAACGACCTTGGCCTGCATCGCCTGCGTCTGTGTCACTCGGTGGCCAACCCGGCATCCTGCCGTGTGGCGGAGAAGGCCGGATATTCCCTCGAAGGCACCATGCGCAGTGCGCTGCTGCACGCGGACGGATGGCATGACGAGCACCTCCACGCTCTCGTCCAGGGCGACATCTGA